The nucleotide sequence ACAAATACAATTCTAATGAGTGATTATTACTCATGCCCTTTATTTTCATTATAACTGCAGAGTTCCATTGTTGAAATACCAACACAGTCAAGTCCTGCCCAACCTGCCAAATCAGATAAATCAAAGACACCAAAAAGGCAAGTTAATTAATACAGGAGAAATTTCTGCTCTTTGTATTAGCTCCTGGTGTTTAATGAGAGTGAGAATAAAAACGTGGATAGTCCAAGCAGTTGTTTAGAACAAGCTGAATAAATATTTAGCCTATAAAATGTAATTATTTCATTGTGTCAGATACTCTGATGAGGGTGGCACCTGGGTAACTTTGATGGACGATTCAATCCAAACGATTGAGTCTTTTCCAGGTTTTTTCCACGGGGACTACTGTCTGCCACATGTAAGATGCTTGACTTTATGTTTCGGTTTATTCAATCTACTTAATGCGaatgtttgttgttgtattcCATGGTTGCTGTAAAGTTCATAGTAAAGAAAATTGCTTAAGCCGAGAGATACAGATATTTTGTAATATCgtgcatgttttttttgcagAGTATCCGATGGGCAGGTGTAAACTCTTCTCACGTGAGTAGTTCGGTATACCTCTAATGGCTCATTGGTTTCTCTGTCATCCTGATCAGACCCTAACCCTCATCTACAGGTGGAAACTGAAAACAAAGAACTCCAAAATGACCTACTTCTCAAGCACATAATAGAGGTAAGGAGTCCATATCGATCCTGCATGCATCACAAAGAGCTTGTAATCCTTGGCAGTCAACTCACTGTTTAGTTAATTGATACGTTTCTGTGTCCTGTCTTTGATCTAAATTATTTCATTTCATTATGTTAATTATTTCTACTCAGGTGAAGGGTCCGTGGGAATGGCTGGGTTTGGATATTAGGggaccaatgcccacaacactGAATGGAAGCGAGTATATTTTGACTGTGACTGACTACTACTCCAAATGGTTGGAAGCCTTCCCCCTCAGAGTAAACACCTCAGTGGAGGTTGCAAGCCATATCGTTGACATCATCTCCCACTTTGGTTTCCCATATAAAATACTATCTCGTCTGACCCGGAAGTTTATTAAAAAAGTGAGACACAACTCAAATCTCATACATAATATGACTTTGTTAGCTtttgttgtttacatttacattcccaCAGGCCCCCATTTATTTGTAATATATGTTTGAAAGATCCTGAAAACAAAGAAAGTTCTAGTAAAAACTTTTTTGGGGATGTATACTGTTTTCATAGATGGTTTAGTCTGTGATTCTACCTGTATCTTTACAGGTTGCTGGATGTCTATGTGAGACTCACTAAATATTTAGTGTGCTTTACGTTCTTCAAAACGTTGGGAGTTTAAATAATTTGGCGTAAATGTTTCAGATCAATGACGCATTGAAAAAACAACTAAAGGGGCTATGTGAGCCACTTGTAGTCTTTCATCGGCAAACTGGCATACTGGATCTGGAAATGCAGGACGTGATTGACAGGTTAGTGATTTAACATTAACAACACACAAGATTTTTTAATTTTCTGTTAAAAGTATCTAGTAGTTTTCATACTCTGAAGACTGAGTCACCCTGTACTTCAACAGGATGGTGACTGATCTTTTGAAGGAACATGGACACAACTGGGATGTCTTCCTACCTGCCAAGGTTTTCAGTCTGTGCTTTCAAGAGCACTCCACAACAAAGGAGAGGCCTTTATCCCTCCTGCATTGTAAGAGGCTGCAGCCCAACACTGTACCCAGACATGTGCCTGTACGTGAAAGGTGTTTGTTGCCTCATACAGTGatgcaatcaataaaatgaacatgatgtgtttgtttatagAGGGCTCTAAGGAATGCTGTTTATTCTTCTCCTCTACAGTTCTGTGTTGCAGAGATCCGAGAGAGCATCTTTGTAATCCAGTTTAATCAAAAACAAGACACTGATGTACATGGTGAGTTAGGAACACATGATACAAGCAGTTTTCTGGTAATGTGATGCTTTCAGGTGTTATTGCACACCTTCGATTGCCTACAAAAGACCTATGTTTTTGTCTTGAGTGGAACCTAAGCCTCAACACATACTTGGGTGAAATCGTAttgttttttttcgtcttttatGCTATGTATTTAATCGTTGAAATGATCTTTTGCAAAAAAAATGACTGACTGAAAATGTTGCAGGTATTGCTGGAAAGGAATGTGAAAAGGAAATATCTGAAAGTAACACTCTCATGCGGGTGGCCTTCATCGTTCAACAgtgaatgttttttgtttgtttgaaactGAAACACAGACTTTTGTCGAATGTTTTAACTTCACCCCCATGATCAAAACCTGGTTATGCAGGAATCATGCTTAGTTTTGATCTTGTCAAGAAAGTGAGAGGTAAGGGTAGTGTTAGTGACTTTAAGGAATTGTCACACGATTATATATTGTACCTGCATCTGCCTCAGTTGCATTGCatgagcaggaggggagggggggggggggagagattatATGGTGAATCTATGGTGAAAGCCcagtttcagaaaaaaaaaaaaaatcattaattGCTTACGCGTTCTGGTAGTGGCGCTGGGAAAAAATGAAATTAAGTCAATAAAGAATTATTGGTTTAACAATTTCTCTGTTCCAAATCTGGAGTTTAATTCAGAACACTTAATGAGTACATGAAATGTATTATGACGGTGGGTGCAAGTTATTTGCAAAAAAAGGTAGTTGCCTGCTCCCTGCCGGCACACTTTCCGCATTCAGACAGCTGTTGTGATTGTCGCTGTGCAGCGTGGGATAGCGGAGGTGTAGGTGCAACCAAGCGCGAGAGAAATGGTGAGTGGAATAtggctagctaatgttagcttgcTATAAATGATCTATTTTATAACGGATTCGGTCATCGTGGCTCTCATGAATGTATTTGCTACCGAGACTAAATGTATACTTGCATGTAAGATCTTACATTTCGATCTGTGAGTGGCGGAAGCCAAATCTCTTTGTTTCGCCTCTATAtcgttagttagctagctagctggctaggctAAGTACCTTACTGTACTAGGCTAATCTTGCTAGCGTAGATGCTATAAGCAAGTGTCAGTACCGACGAACCAGATGAACATATGTTTGTTATGGTCCAACTAGCAAGTTGGCTTTCTTGCTAACCGATGCTAGCAACAAATGCGGCTACCAAAACAGGCAGTGACTTTCTTGCCACTGTCA is from Osmerus mordax isolate fOsmMor3 chromosome 3, fOsmMor3.pri, whole genome shotgun sequence and encodes:
- the zgc:153292 gene encoding uncharacterized protein zgc:153292, whose product is MGKVKCSAYNCENRTKAGMKFVRFPLKDPKRLKKWLVNLRWKGWTPSRFSVLCLSHFEPKYIIGGDIRARIRANAVPTIFNFSGSMKKKKVVLSQKSKQAVSSIVEIPTQSSPAQPAKSDKSKTPKRYSDEGGTWVTLMDDSIQTIESFPGFFHGDYCLPHSIRWAGVNSSHVETENKELQNDLLLKHIIEVKGPWEWLGLDIRGPMPTTLNGSEYILTVTDYYSKWLEAFPLRVNTSVEVASHIVDIISHFGFPYKILSRLTRKFIKKINDALKKQLKGLCEPLVVFHRQTGILDLEMQDVIDRMVTDLLKEHGHNWDVFLPAKVFSLCFQEHSTTKERPLSLLHCKRLQPNTVPRHVPFCVAEIRESIFVIQFNQKQDTDVHGIAGKECEKEISESNTLMRVAFIVQQ